Part of the Planococcus plakortidis genome is shown below.
ATCGAAGCTTTTTACATTACGAATAACGCTTCCAAAACACTTGGGCAATTGCATGAAAAATTGTGGCGAGTCGGGGTCGTTGCGGATAAGTCACGCATCATGTCTTCGGCAGTTGCGGCAGCGAAATACATCAAACGCTGGTATCCCGGCCGCACCGTCTACTTGATCGGCTCGGAAGGCCTTCAGGAAGCGCTTGATGCGGAAGGGATCGCGTGTGTTGAAAAGCAGGCGGATATCGTTTTGATGGGACTCGATCCGCAAATCACTTATGCGAAACTTTCACGCGCTTGCCTTGAAGTCCAAAAGGGGGCAGTATTCTTGTCGACCAACCAGGACTTGGCATTCCCGTCGGAAGAAGGGTTTCTACCGGGAAACGGGGCCATAACGGCCGTGGTGTCAAAAGCGACAGA
Proteins encoded:
- a CDS encoding TIGR01457 family HAD-type hydrolase, coding for MEKIKRYKAYCLDLDGTVYRGEAPVEAAAQFVSRLQEQGIEAFYITNNASKTLGQLHEKLWRVGVVADKSRIMSSAVAAAKYIKRWYPGRTVYLIGSEGLQEALDAEGIACVEKQADIVLMGLDPQITYAKLSRACLEVQKGAVFLSTNQDLAFPSEEGFLPGNGAITAVVSKATDVDPVFIGKPEIHMLETIQHEWGFEKEEMVMIGDNYDTDIQAGIRFGIDTVHVNTGVTPMDAVMQKDQPATHMLENLGFWEH